A single window of Actinomycetota bacterium DNA harbors:
- a CDS encoding SpoIID/LytB domain-containing protein, translated as MRKLVMIVAACAVLAPSPAPASSPERLVLEPGPSTIITVEGYYPTVPDVCSAKQPKPLRAKYRGRLELVRKGNRIRIINRLSFSHYLRGLAEVPASWPEAALRAQAIAARSYALHAVRRGAAGAAARDYDICATDQCQVYRGAAIELGAFGERWVDAVESTRGRVLTYGGSVIQAFYFSTSDGWTRRSFPGGTPQPWLPSVEGEDADAPLATWTASILLDDLAGILRARDLWQFGSIARVTRSGDKVRILGPQGSRSLSAAGFRAAINAEAPCLFPDRYPGIGSARKTKLPQTVPSTVFTARTSGGSVILRGRGWGHGVGMSQWGARSLADRGATETAILKHFYGPARVAKGSEPKVIRVLAAEDLRRVRLSVDGPFRVTTETGSELAASTQFEIVGGDALTIRRGTGPSLAPVLELRTQTESLSGEPGAQTSIPFEISRPARIRIVLAGATTDAPQTSFEAGSAEVLLTLPDKPGTYQAYVEADDGLDRVRSPSITLVVAAPAPPAPPPPPSRALPILTAVLLAFTVGAGAAFVRRRARARRIA; from the coding sequence ATGCGCAAGCTCGTGATGATCGTCGCCGCGTGCGCCGTGCTCGCCCCGAGTCCCGCGCCGGCCTCATCGCCTGAGCGGCTCGTGCTCGAACCCGGGCCGTCGACAATCATCACAGTCGAGGGCTACTACCCGACAGTTCCGGACGTGTGTTCCGCCAAGCAACCTAAGCCGCTTCGAGCTAAGTACCGAGGTCGCCTGGAACTCGTCCGCAAGGGGAACCGAATCCGGATCATCAACCGCCTGTCGTTCTCGCACTACTTGCGAGGCCTGGCGGAGGTTCCGGCCTCCTGGCCGGAAGCCGCGCTGCGCGCGCAAGCCATCGCGGCACGCTCCTACGCTCTGCACGCCGTCCGCCGCGGCGCCGCAGGCGCCGCGGCTCGCGACTACGACATCTGCGCTACCGACCAGTGTCAGGTGTATCGGGGGGCAGCGATCGAACTCGGCGCCTTCGGAGAACGCTGGGTCGACGCCGTCGAATCCACTCGTGGGCGCGTGCTCACCTACGGCGGATCGGTCATTCAAGCCTTTTACTTCTCTACCTCGGACGGCTGGACACGCCGGTCCTTCCCCGGCGGAACGCCGCAGCCGTGGCTTCCCAGCGTCGAGGGCGAGGACGCCGACGCACCCCTGGCCACGTGGACGGCGTCGATCCTGCTGGACGACCTGGCCGGGATCCTGCGCGCGCGTGATCTGTGGCAGTTCGGCAGCATCGCTCGCGTCACACGCAGCGGCGACAAAGTCCGCATCCTTGGACCGCAAGGCTCCCGTTCGCTATCGGCCGCCGGATTTCGCGCGGCGATCAACGCCGAGGCACCCTGCTTGTTCCCCGACCGCTACCCGGGCATCGGGTCGGCGCGAAAAACCAAGCTGCCGCAGACGGTTCCCTCGACGGTCTTCACCGCTCGCACCTCCGGCGGCTCGGTCATCCTTCGCGGCCGCGGATGGGGACACGGCGTCGGGATGTCACAGTGGGGCGCGCGCTCGCTTGCGGACCGCGGAGCGACCGAGACGGCGATTCTCAAGCACTTCTACGGACCGGCTCGCGTGGCGAAAGGCTCCGAGCCCAAGGTGATCCGCGTGCTCGCCGCCGAGGATCTTCGCCGCGTCCGACTGAGCGTCGACGGCCCGTTCCGAGTGACCACCGAAACCGGAAGCGAGCTGGCCGCGTCAACGCAGTTCGAGATCGTCGGCGGAGACGCCCTCACAATTCGCCGCGGAACCGGACCGTCACTGGCGCCGGTTCTTGAATTGCGGACTCAGACGGAATCACTGAGCGGCGAACCAGGCGCGCAGACGTCGATCCCGTTCGAGATATCTCGGCCTGCGCGCATCCGCATCGTGCTCGCCGGCGCGACAACGGACGCGCCGCAGACATCCTTTGAGGCCGGAAGCGCCGAGGTCTTGCTCACGCTGCCCGACAAGCCCGGTACCTACCAGGCATACGTTGAAGCCGACGACGGTCTAGACCGCGTTCGCAGCCCGTCGATCACGCTCGTCGTAGCGGCGCCTGCGCCGCCTGCGCCGCCACCGCCTCCCTCGCGCGCGCTGCCCATCCTCACGGCCGTCTTGCTCGCTTTCACGGTCGGCGCGGGCGCGGCCTTCGTACGACGCCGGGCGCGCGCCCGGCGCATCGCCTGA